The following proteins are co-located in the Flectobacillus major DSM 103 genome:
- a CDS encoding DUF3238 domain-containing protein: protein MSVNTNTGILQTLDYKYHIRGGLKGINLDANNNLTNSLFSYKLDYEEDGTYYDGNIRNQYWKSNIDGIQRAYQYSYDGASRITVATYGSTKAGENYALNNVTYDANGNITNLSRNGWKANNTFGLIDNLNYTYNTNSNKILKVDDVSGEESSFKDVSGNDYTYWQDGSLKSDNNKGITLIEYNYLKLPKRIQFANGNWINYEYNASGTKLKKTLSTGKYTDYEEDDIYENGILYQTTHDEGRIVNGEYEYSITDHLGNLRVAFKDSLGVAKITQANAYGVFGEDLPTLKYVNSLKSNRFTFQEQELQGDFGLGWYQFKWRMEDPILGRFISVDPMAEKYSHWTPYAFSGNRVIDARELEGLEPYIVTGRSFIPNKTVANPLAPVSNTKSFKGDDRQSYQSNATSFRTEQKVRVDFDNKKVTTLNNVAAGSAGLNSQGKIVETSQASKAGPNPTYDKTSLEKSNSTTINMQVDASNKLVSGAPAINYDVNITITPQSDGSVDYKISGYTDGFPAYEFFITNEANGQSTLIYGSNPNQTGNSPNSLFPPMDKKVDNSGNTNDKKKTHNKNN, encoded by the coding sequence TTGTCGGTAAACACCAATACAGGAATATTACAAACCCTTGATTACAAATACCATATCAGAGGTGGGCTAAAAGGAATCAATCTCGATGCCAATAACAACCTAACCAATAGCCTATTTAGCTATAAACTCGACTACGAAGAAGACGGTACATATTACGACGGAAATATCAGAAACCAATATTGGAAAAGCAATATCGACGGTATCCAAAGAGCCTATCAATATAGCTACGACGGAGCTTCTCGTATCACCGTTGCCACTTATGGAAGTACCAAAGCAGGAGAAAACTATGCCCTAAATAATGTAACTTATGATGCCAATGGGAATATCACCAATCTATCAAGAAACGGATGGAAAGCTAACAATACCTTTGGGCTAATTGATAATCTCAATTATACTTATAATACCAACTCCAACAAAATACTAAAGGTAGATGATGTTTCAGGAGAAGAGTCAAGTTTCAAAGATGTATCAGGGAATGATTACACCTACTGGCAAGATGGTTCTTTAAAATCAGACAATAACAAAGGCATTACGCTTATTGAGTATAATTATCTTAAATTACCTAAAAGGATACAATTTGCAAACGGTAATTGGATAAATTATGAATATAATGCAAGTGGAACAAAGTTAAAAAAGACTTTATCAACGGGTAAATATACGGATTATGAGGAAGATGATATTTATGAAAATGGTATTTTATATCAAACTACACACGACGAAGGTAGAATCGTAAACGGAGAATATGAGTACAGTATCACAGACCATTTAGGAAATTTACGAGTTGCGTTTAAAGATTCACTAGGAGTTGCCAAGATTACACAAGCTAATGCCTACGGTGTTTTTGGGGAAGATTTACCAACTTTGAAGTATGTAAATTCTTTAAAGAGTAATAGGTTCACTTTTCAGGAACAGGAATTACAAGGTGATTTTGGATTAGGATGGTATCAATTTAAATGGCGAATGGAAGACCCTATTTTAGGGCGTTTTATTTCGGTTGACCCAATGGCGGAAAAGTATTCACATTGGACACCTTATGCTTTTAGTGGTAACAGAGTTATTGATGCAAGAGAACTTGAAGGCTTAGAGCCATATATAGTTACTGGACGCTCTTTCATACCCAACAAAACAGTAGCAAACCCGCTTGCTCCAGTTTCGAATACAAAATCGTTTAAAGGTGACGACAGACAATCATATCAGTCAAATGCAACATCTTTTAGAACCGAACAAAAAGTCCGAGTTGATTTTGATAATAAAAAAGTGACGACTTTAAATAATGTAGCGGCCGGGTCTGCTGGTCTTAATAGCCAGGGTAAAATAGTAGAAACATCCCAAGCTTCAAAAGCAGGTCCAAATCCCACTTATGATAAGACTTCGCTTGAAAAAAGCAATTCTACAACAATAAATATGCAAGTTGATGCGTCAAATAAACTTGTTTCAGGAGCTCCAGCAATTAATTACGACGTAAATATTACAATAACTCCTCAAAGTGACGGGTCTGTTGATTATAAAATTAGTGGTTATACTGATGGTTTCCCTGCATATGAATTTTTTATTACTAATGAAGCTAATGGACAATCCACTTTAATATATGGGAGTAATCCAAACCAAACAGGTAATTCTCCTAACTCATTATTCCCTCCGATGGATAAAAAAGTTGATAATTCAGGAAATACTAATGATAAAAAGAAAACCCACAACAAAAATAATTAA
- a CDS encoding RHS repeat-associated core domain-containing protein, which produces MTQANAYGVWGEDLPTLSYQNNSNLNNFKFTGKESLQGTGYTDFGARWYDNIVPRFITIDPLAEKFTPYSPYSFSFNNPVRFIDPDGRAPVDITLLGANNSSVTVKTDLVDLKINASGLGVDFGGNYTLSGNDILQAAVDVGGVFDPTPTLDILGASLSAKSGDYWGAAASGLGAALPYVGDLAKSGKIANGIHKIENAIEAAQTGLKEGDKLAGTSRAARREAMRDAGIPTSQQPLSQSKNASGREYTYEVPKNGGGKQTKSVQQQTLDSSHPGQNHWEAGKVRKDADGNVKMNNYGRPRLDNEKSKVNY; this is translated from the coding sequence ATTACACAAGCTAATGCCTACGGTGTTTGGGGGGAAGATTTACCAACTTTGAGTTATCAAAATAACTCGAACTTAAATAATTTTAAGTTTACAGGAAAGGAAAGCTTACAAGGAACTGGCTACACAGATTTTGGAGCAAGATGGTATGATAATATTGTGCCTAGGTTTATCACTATTGACCCACTGGCGGAAAAATTTACCCCATATTCACCGTACAGTTTTAGCTTTAATAACCCTGTTAGATTCATAGACCCTGATGGTCGTGCACCAGTTGATATTACCCTTTTAGGAGCGAACAATTCAAGTGTTACGGTAAAAACTGATTTGGTAGATTTAAAAATAAATGCCAGTGGTTTAGGTGTAGATTTTGGTGGAAACTATACACTTTCGGGCAATGACATTTTACAAGCTGCCGTAGATGTTGGAGGTGTTTTTGACCCTACTCCAACCTTAGATATTTTAGGGGCTTCACTTTCTGCTAAGAGTGGCGACTATTGGGGAGCTGCAGCCAGTGGTTTAGGTGCAGCTTTGCCATACGTTGGAGATTTAGCGAAAAGTGGCAAAATTGCAAATGGTATTCACAAAATTGAAAATGCTATTGAGGCAGCTCAAACAGGCTTAAAAGAAGGTGATAAATTAGCAGGTACTTCAAGAGCGGCACGACGTGAAGCTATGAGAGATGCAGGAATTCCAACAAGTCAACAACCTCTTTCACAATCAAAAAATGCGTCAGGGCGTGAATATACCTATGAAGTTCCTAAAAATGGCGGTGGTAAGCAGACCAAATCGGTTCAACAACAAACATTAGATAGTAGTCATCCAGGTCAAAATCATTGGGAAGCAGGTAAAGTTAGAAAAGATGCTGATGGAAATGTTAAGATGAATAACTATGGAAGACCAAGATTAGACAACGAAAAATCAAAAGTGAACTACTGA
- a CDS encoding RHS repeat domain-containing protein — translation MNANNNLTNSLFSYKLDYEEDGTYYDGNIRNQYWKSNIDGIQRAYQYNYDGASRITAATYGSTKAGENYALNNVTYDANGNILSLSRNGATNTNYTSFGNVDNLTYTYQTNSNKLLKIQDATIGNPDLGDFRDATNTDNDYEYWEDGSLKKDKNKKIASITYNYLKLPKTITFDNGRTITTQYDAQGSKLKKIDSNGEITDYEEDEIYVNNVLYQTSHDEGRIVNGVYEYNIIDHLGNLRVSLKDSAGIAVPVQSLFYDPWGLSMKGMQINKNYANFNKHQYNGKELQLETGWNDFGARMYGAAEGRWFVPDALAEKFTAWSPYNYALNNPVNMLDEDGNLPIPFFIINYSNGKPTFASLSNIGAGFVAGATGISRAQLMQVRWVNHTWNQGRATFPFSAKSQNAMTLSNDKVVYDGNLENASVTYWASLAGHESIHTLQYSNYGTLPFLAKYIYDYLDSEESGYEAYFSIPFEKQGHEMEDDITQFFKSNSEIFNSIYNNSSLSSNQKADKLQALAIREVAITRLHRTKGVINDALNRLSADRSYARRQRGMLSKVLRGLINKIDDEIKTKEREANELD, via the coding sequence ATGAATGCCAATAACAACCTAACCAATAGCCTATTCAGCTATAAACTAGACTACGAAGAAGACGGCACATACTACGACGGAAATATCAGAAACCAATATTGGAAAAGCAATATCGACGGTATCCAAAGAGCCTATCAATACAACTACGACGGGGCTTCTCGCATCACCGCTGCCACTTATGGAAGTACCAAAGCAGGAGAAAACTATGCCCTAAATAATGTAACTTATGATGCCAATGGCAATATCCTTAGTCTTAGTAGAAATGGGGCAACAAATACCAATTATACCAGTTTTGGCAATGTCGATAACCTAACTTACACCTATCAAACCAATTCTAATAAGCTCCTAAAAATTCAAGATGCCACCATTGGCAATCCAGACTTAGGCGATTTTAGAGATGCTACTAATACCGATAATGATTATGAATATTGGGAAGATGGTAGTCTGAAAAAGGATAAGAACAAAAAGATAGCCTCCATCACTTACAATTATCTCAAACTCCCCAAAACAATAACATTCGACAACGGAAGAACTATTACCACCCAGTATGATGCACAAGGCTCAAAACTCAAAAAAATAGATTCTAATGGCGAAATAACCGATTATGAAGAAGATGAGATTTATGTAAACAACGTTTTATACCAAACCTCCCACGACGAAGGACGAATTGTCAATGGTGTGTATGAATACAATATCATAGACCATTTAGGCAATCTAAGAGTATCACTCAAAGACTCCGCAGGTATAGCCGTGCCTGTTCAAAGCCTATTCTACGACCCTTGGGGACTTTCCATGAAGGGTATGCAGATAAACAAAAATTATGCTAACTTTAACAAGCACCAGTATAATGGTAAAGAGTTACAACTAGAAACAGGATGGAATGATTTCGGAGCAAGGATGTATGGAGCTGCAGAAGGACGCTGGTTTGTTCCTGACGCTTTGGCCGAGAAATTTACTGCTTGGTCGCCATACAATTACGCCCTAAATAATCCTGTTAATATGCTTGATGAGGATGGAAATTTGCCAATCCCATTTTTTATTATTAATTATTCCAATGGGAAACCAACTTTTGCAAGCTTATCTAACATTGGGGCTGGATTTGTAGCTGGTGCTACAGGAATATCAAGAGCGCAACTAATGCAAGTAAGGTGGGTGAACCATACTTGGAATCAAGGACGTGCGACTTTCCCTTTTTCGGCAAAAAGTCAAAATGCAATGACTCTTTCCAATGACAAAGTAGTTTATGATGGGAATCTAGAAAATGCCTCTGTAACCTATTGGGCATCACTTGCTGGACATGAATCAATACATACCCTCCAGTACAGCAATTACGGAACTCTACCATTTTTAGCAAAATATATATATGATTACCTAGATTCTGAAGAAAGTGGGTATGAAGCTTACTTTAGTATTCCTTTTGAAAAACAAGGACATGAAATGGAAGATGATATTACCCAATTTTTTAAATCAAATAGTGAAATATTCAATTCAATCTATAATAACTCAAGCTTAAGTAGTAACCAAAAAGCTGATAAGCTACAAGCATTGGCTATTAGAGAAGTTGCGATTACCAGACTCCATAGAACAAAAGGGGTAATAAATGATGCTTTGAATAGACTTAGTGCAGATAGAAGTTATGCTCGCCGTCAAAGAGGTATGCTTTCTAAGGTACTGAGAGGTTTAATAAATAAAATAGATGATGAAATTAAAACCAAAGAACGTGAAGCTAATGAACTTGACTAA